One stretch of Bradyrhizobium canariense DNA includes these proteins:
- a CDS encoding sulfite exporter TauE/SafE family protein produces MSAFSLIPTDVSINVVVGICAIALLSGIARGFSGFGSALIFMPLASSIAAPRLVAALLLVIDFVAAAPLLPNAWKHADRKATAVMVAGAFIGVPIGTYFLSRLEPVTTRWIISGFVGALLLLLLSGWRYRGKDYPALSIGIGGLSGFCSGLAQTGGPPIVGYWLGRPIAPAIARANILLFFGASDFFSLVSYAFTGLITSDAVRFSCLVGPVYAVGVWCGSRLFGRASDELFRSICYALIAAAVIAGLPALDGVLR; encoded by the coding sequence ATGAGCGCCTTCAGCCTGATCCCGACGGATGTCAGCATCAACGTCGTCGTCGGCATCTGCGCGATCGCATTATTGTCAGGCATTGCACGCGGGTTTTCCGGTTTCGGCTCGGCTCTGATCTTCATGCCGCTGGCCAGCAGCATCGCGGCACCGCGTCTGGTTGCCGCACTGCTGCTTGTGATCGATTTTGTCGCGGCCGCGCCGCTGCTCCCGAACGCCTGGAAACACGCAGACCGCAAGGCCACCGCCGTGATGGTGGCAGGCGCCTTCATCGGAGTTCCCATCGGAACCTATTTCCTCAGCCGGCTCGAGCCCGTGACGACGCGCTGGATCATCTCCGGGTTTGTCGGCGCGCTCTTGCTGCTGTTGCTGTCAGGCTGGCGCTATCGGGGCAAGGATTACCCCGCGCTTTCGATCGGCATCGGCGGCCTGTCAGGCTTTTGCAGCGGACTCGCGCAGACCGGCGGGCCCCCGATCGTCGGCTACTGGCTCGGCCGGCCGATTGCGCCGGCCATCGCACGCGCCAACATCCTATTGTTTTTCGGCGCTTCGGATTTCTTTTCCCTCGTCAGCTATGCGTTCACCGGGCTGATCACATCGGACGCCGTTCGATTCTCATGTCTGGTCGGACCGGTCTATGCCGTTGGCGTCTGGTGTGGCTCACGGTTGTTCGGCCGCGCCAGCGACGAGCTGTTCCGTTCAATCTGTTATGCGTTGATCGCAGCCGCGGTGATCGCCGGCCTGCCAGCGCTTGACGGCGTGCTGCGCTGA
- the pheT gene encoding phenylalanine--tRNA ligase subunit beta, whose amino-acid sequence MKFTLSWLKEHLDTDEPLERLTDKLTMIGLEVEHIEDKAKALSAFTVARVISAEQHPNADRLRVCMVDTGNGTAPVQVVCGAPNARAGLVSVFSPPGTFIPGKNITLGVGTIRGVESRGMLCSAAELQLSEDHDGIMELPADAPIGAGYAQWAGLGDPVIEINLTPNRQDCTGVHGIARDLSAADMGKFKDPGIKPIKGEFPCPVKVTVEDATLCPGFALRLVRGVKNGPSPEWLQQRLTSIGLRPINALVDITNFMTYDRARPLHVFDAAKVKGNLTVRRARDGETLLALDGRTYTLDNSVCVIADDHGVESLAGIMGGEASGCDENTTDVLIESALWNEINIAQTGRKLGINSDARYRFERGVDPAFMVPGLEMATRLVMELCGGTPSENVVVGNAFGDDRVIDFPLTEVKRLAGIDVPLPEMKRILSHLGFMMAGNGPVMKVAVPSWRSDVHGKADIVEEIVRMVGVDKVPMTPFERGDAPRKPILTAIQLRTRRAKRALAARGMVEAVTWSFIAKPSAELFGGGQAELALANPIASDLSDMRPSLLPGLVAAAQANSDRGFSDVALFEVGQIFRGDQPQDQLIAAAGIRHGFASSKGMGRHWSGSATADALDAKADAFAVLSAAGAPMQALQIVPGGADWLHPGRSGTIQIGPQNILGYFGELHPRTLEALGADGPLMAFEVILDRIPDAKKKPTRAKPQIELSAFQPVSRDFAFIVDRSVRAGDIVRSAQAADKKLITAVTVFDVYEGKGIDDGKKSIAIAVTIQPYEKTLTDQEIDAVAAKIVAEVTKKTGGTLRA is encoded by the coding sequence ATGAAATTCACCCTCTCCTGGCTGAAGGAGCATCTCGACACCGACGAGCCGCTGGAAAGGCTCACCGACAAGCTCACCATGATCGGACTGGAGGTCGAGCATATCGAGGACAAGGCGAAAGCGCTGTCGGCCTTCACCGTTGCGCGCGTGATCTCGGCCGAGCAGCATCCCAATGCGGATCGCTTGCGGGTCTGCATGGTGGATACCGGCAATGGCACAGCGCCAGTGCAGGTGGTCTGCGGCGCGCCGAACGCACGCGCGGGCCTTGTCAGCGTGTTCTCCCCACCCGGCACCTTCATTCCCGGCAAGAACATCACGCTCGGCGTCGGCACCATCCGGGGTGTCGAGAGCCGCGGCATGCTATGCTCGGCGGCGGAATTGCAGCTCTCGGAAGATCACGACGGCATCATGGAGCTGCCGGCCGATGCGCCCATTGGCGCCGGCTACGCCCAATGGGCCGGGCTTGGCGATCCCGTCATCGAAATCAATTTGACGCCGAACCGGCAGGATTGCACCGGCGTGCATGGCATCGCGCGCGATTTGAGCGCAGCCGACATGGGCAAGTTCAAGGACCCGGGCATCAAACCGATCAAGGGCGAATTTCCCTGTCCCGTGAAGGTCACCGTCGAGGACGCCACGCTGTGTCCGGGCTTTGCGCTGCGGCTGGTGCGCGGCGTCAAGAACGGCCCGTCGCCGGAATGGCTGCAGCAGCGCCTGACTTCGATCGGCCTGCGCCCGATCAATGCGCTGGTCGATATCACCAATTTCATGACCTACGATCGCGCCCGGCCGCTGCACGTGTTCGACGCGGCAAAAGTGAAGGGCAATCTCACCGTCCGCCGCGCGCGCGACGGCGAGACGCTGCTGGCGCTCGACGGCCGCACCTACACGCTCGACAACAGCGTGTGCGTGATCGCTGACGATCACGGCGTCGAATCGCTCGCCGGCATCATGGGCGGCGAGGCCTCGGGCTGCGACGAGAACACCACCGACGTGCTGATCGAATCGGCGCTATGGAACGAGATCAACATCGCGCAGACCGGCCGCAAGCTCGGTATCAATTCGGATGCACGCTATCGCTTCGAGCGCGGCGTCGATCCGGCCTTCATGGTGCCGGGTCTGGAGATGGCCACGCGACTGGTCATGGAATTGTGCGGCGGCACACCGTCCGAAAATGTCGTGGTCGGCAACGCCTTCGGCGACGACCGCGTGATCGATTTTCCGCTGACCGAGGTCAAGCGCCTCGCGGGGATCGATGTGCCGCTTCCAGAGATGAAGCGCATCCTGAGTCATCTCGGCTTCATGATGGCCGGTAACGGCCCGGTGATGAAGGTCGCTGTGCCCTCCTGGCGCTCGGACGTGCATGGCAAGGCTGACATCGTCGAAGAGATCGTGCGCATGGTCGGCGTCGACAAGGTGCCGATGACGCCGTTCGAGCGCGGCGATGCGCCACGCAAACCGATCCTCACCGCGATCCAACTGCGCACCCGCCGCGCCAAGCGCGCGCTGGCTGCGCGCGGCATGGTTGAGGCGGTGACCTGGTCGTTCATCGCAAAGCCGTCAGCCGAATTGTTCGGCGGCGGGCAGGCCGAGCTCGCCCTGGCCAATCCGATTGCGTCGGATCTATCGGATATGCGGCCGAGCCTGCTGCCGGGCCTTGTGGCCGCGGCTCAAGCCAACAGCGACCGCGGCTTTTCCGATGTGGCACTGTTCGAAGTCGGGCAGATCTTTAGGGGTGACCAGCCGCAGGACCAGTTGATCGCGGCCGCCGGCATCCGTCACGGCTTTGCGTCGTCAAAGGGCATGGGACGGCACTGGTCCGGCTCGGCCACGGCCGATGCGCTCGATGCCAAGGCCGACGCCTTCGCCGTTCTGTCGGCCGCCGGCGCGCCGATGCAGGCGCTGCAGATCGTGCCCGGCGGCGCCGATTGGCTGCATCCCGGACGTTCAGGCACCATCCAGATCGGCCCGCAAAATATTCTCGGATATTTCGGCGAACTGCATCCGCGCACGCTGGAAGCGCTCGGTGCCGACGGGCCTTTGATGGCGTTTGAGGTGATCCTCGATCGCATCCCCGATGCCAAGAAAAAGCCGACCCGCGCCAAGCCGCAGATCGAGCTGTCGGCGTTCCAGCCGGTGTCGCGCGATTTTGCTTTCATCGTCGATCGCAGCGTTCGCGCCGGCGACATCGTGCGATCGGCGCAAGCAGCGGACAAAAAGCTGATCACAGCTGTCACGGTGTTTGACGTCTATGAGGGCAAGGGCATCGACGACGGCAAGAAGTCGATTGCGATCGCGGTCACGATCCAGCCGTACGAAAAGACCCTGACCGATCAGGAGATCGACGCGGTTGCCGCCAAGATCGTCGCTGAAGTGACCAAGAAGACCGGCGGTACGTTGCGCGCATGA
- the pheS gene encoding phenylalanine--tRNA ligase subunit alpha, producing the protein MSDLAQLESQVLADIAAASDEAALEAVRVAALGKKGSISALLSTLGKMSPDERKTQGAAINLAKDKVTQALTTRRDILKSAALDARLASETIDVTLPLRETPAEQGRIHPLSQVMDELTTIFADMGFSIAEGPDIETDDYNFTKLNFPEGHPAREMHDTFFFNPKEDGSRMLLRTHTSPVQVRTMLTQKPPIRIVCPGRTYRIDSDATHTPQFHQVEGLVIDKGSHLGHLKWILHEFCKAFFEVDHINMRFRPSFFPFTEPSLEVDIQCRRDKGEIRFGEGEDWLEILGCGMVHPNVLRACGIDPDVYQGFAWGMGIDRIAMLKYGMSDLRQLFDSDVRWLSHYGFKPLDVPTLAGGLSS; encoded by the coding sequence ATGTCCGACCTCGCTCAACTCGAATCCCAGGTACTCGCCGACATCGCCGCCGCAAGCGATGAGGCCGCACTCGAAGCGGTGCGGGTCGCCGCACTCGGCAAGAAGGGTTCGATCTCCGCGCTTCTGTCAACGCTCGGCAAAATGTCGCCGGACGAGCGCAAGACGCAAGGCGCGGCCATCAATCTCGCCAAGGACAAGGTCACGCAGGCGCTGACGACGCGCCGCGACATCCTGAAATCCGCAGCACTCGACGCGCGGCTTGCCTCCGAGACCATCGACGTCACGCTGCCGTTACGCGAGACCCCGGCCGAGCAGGGCCGCATCCATCCGCTCAGCCAGGTGATGGACGAACTGACCACGATCTTCGCTGACATGGGATTTTCGATCGCCGAAGGGCCGGACATCGAGACCGACGATTACAACTTTACGAAACTGAATTTTCCCGAAGGCCATCCGGCGCGGGAAATGCACGACACGTTCTTCTTCAATCCGAAGGAAGACGGCTCGCGCATGCTGCTGCGCACCCACACCTCGCCGGTGCAGGTGCGTACCATGCTGACGCAGAAGCCGCCGATCCGCATCGTCTGCCCGGGCCGCACCTATCGCATCGACTCCGATGCCACGCACACGCCGCAGTTTCACCAGGTCGAAGGCCTTGTCATCGACAAAGGCTCGCACCTTGGCCACCTCAAATGGATCCTGCACGAGTTCTGCAAGGCGTTCTTCGAGGTCGATCACATCAATATGCGCTTCCGGCCGTCGTTCTTTCCGTTCACCGAGCCGTCGCTCGAGGTCGACATCCAGTGCCGCCGCGACAAGGGTGAAATCCGTTTCGGCGAGGGCGAGGACTGGCTGGAGATTCTCGGCTGCGGCATGGTGCATCCCAACGTGCTGCGCGCCTGCGGCATCGATCCCGACGTCTACCAGGGCTTTGCCTGGGGCATGGGCATCGACCGCATCGCGATGCTGAAATACGGCATGTCGGACCTGCGGCAATTGTTCGACAGCGACGTGCGCTGGCTCAGCCACTACGGCTTCAAGCCGCTCGATGTCCCGACGCTGGCCGGAGGGTTGAGCTCGTGA
- a CDS encoding endonuclease domain-containing protein, translating into MPHAIVRERQRGRAKQLRQVMTPAETLLWRYLKAGRVDGLGFRRQTPIQNYIVDFLCHSAKLIVELDGVSHDFEEQMRADEKRDAFFVSEGFQVLRFRNEQVMSHLEGVVETIRQAASSRASGSPPSLTLPHKGGGNSGAGADITQNTGNIRGAQP; encoded by the coding sequence ATGCCGCATGCAATCGTCAGGGAACGTCAACGCGGCCGGGCGAAGCAACTTCGCCAGGTTATGACGCCTGCCGAGACCTTACTCTGGCGTTACCTGAAAGCTGGTCGGGTAGATGGCCTCGGTTTTCGCAGGCAAACTCCGATCCAAAATTACATCGTCGATTTTCTTTGTCACTCGGCCAAGTTGATTGTCGAGCTCGACGGCGTTTCGCATGATTTCGAAGAGCAAATGAGGGCAGACGAAAAGCGTGATGCTTTCTTCGTGTCGGAAGGTTTCCAGGTTCTGCGCTTCAGGAATGAACAGGTGATGTCCCACTTGGAAGGTGTTGTGGAAACGATTCGACAAGCGGCGTCTTCCCGGGCAAGCGGCTCACCCCCCTCCCTAACCCTCCCCCACAAGGGGGGAGGGAACAGTGGCGCCGGCGCAGATATCACACAGAACACCGGCAATATTCGAGGCGCGCAGCCATGA